In the Cydia splendana chromosome 2, ilCydSple1.2, whole genome shotgun sequence genome, one interval contains:
- the LOC134805985 gene encoding uncharacterized protein LOC134805985 isoform X3 → MKPSMHTRLRYITHCPVEDYDGKARNIFMSRDFGSSSEEDVLASGQKKYKKKVRYYDLMPGDIHLSTPAPIVKHTDSDDFILDMGSPKTSGEVIRAQEAKVKPGEWKPPLPAKSGHELFKPHSGIVINQNKSFVPDVVHMPGKLPIKTPMKLKPCHKKGVCKNKTCPRKKCRKYQAMKRQRTCRMLKRSGIQSRSRSRSLTSRATDGKPRAKGMSRRVKDDDSICGFDEISRPEHAFIPSNLKKGMLETHSLTVLPCTKNKISIHYGILKGSFNMYDSKFGGKSKGRQALTMSVMAYCLAFHYHPKQWTSKLIDSLVDSGDEWYLQCLEKVHDHSAILGMCEVLPYGKKQTLVLNGKRMQVLLGEPDIIGYTMSKDPTVYNLCRGLIAFFKDHRAGILLTRVLKLVIWKDKVCYYIFDPAGRDSRAYSNYANGSAALINVVDVRSVAEVLLSRSILDDQKYVLASLKVLRMVKETADEDFESDPELTQAEKAMLGYRIMNENCAIVNANMHLGERCFEEAKYRQAVPIAVVAMTYAKISPPNTWFSKTLDKILRLGNKLYHECVHPKVLIDLTIDNIPNVITLGPYSCEIIIYRERVKGQLFTPKECIFNIRSGLVDFFSHEYNSGILEFDKYYMAVWRQKEMFYLFDPYPRTTDGSRSFKSGRACCWMLLNPESMAEMLIKNWNYMPATTQFYVHAFKVLKLKKKQPKTALVCTLSDENMPKGKKIKRTVLHAAKSRGDSREVVHDVMPSVSSVAVIKNRSKAAEPKMDEEQMGDIVSLVDSIQDGYVPPIPLKFKNMPPEAFEERVVNLDSPTVSVTQVVPPWPTPRDKSNEVPDPDPSPEPTPPPTPPPPPIPEGGVEEEEPPVEEEEDEEARKERIARQKAEEEEARRKAEELPPPLPPPPSPQPEPAEELHPIEIPTEPAEMEAAPPPGVDRRVLLTEDAHRRFKLRAFRRKMTSPLTDATLPLTPSQELKQPSNFKSLPDNTEIIRGSSSISENDALPFVSVMAIVTSYKYVINSWTKGIVDFGVTSGKQLHSNKKERFQTAPVHVIPKIGIGNQAYSANIDVVGEGATWEMEDILTRKFFPKHDRGIITTSTYSCAFFARNGLYYLYDGSPCDAMGLRDDKGKGAACLLRFRTLHDLVARIMYNKDGTTEDQQFIASAILVRRLMAQTRHKLPEDYDYEKMRPESQKSKSTLAPAPKPSKRTSITIEEPKSKIKVGYSLCDGVYKIEGTTSLKGRSGSSNMKACHFVSLMAMLMATMHPIRTWDHTMVDTCIEKGVEIYEKATNLAPCEKRVIKNVIVDGKFINVNIKKIIVINNNTDKKIEQYISAVARRLRYFLIHFPQCSLVVCHSDGYYHLFDPYESPTEGPHERTGVEPKPCGPYASWTLYRSQEALINRLKKTIAGKTVETPTFYTFELTSIKTAPRHSALNYRLSPLFKPDENPNSPYLKLRRVRPLVDEKMYWLNIESIPWSRMIGTNDLGFPRKTPRTLWKEWDIEFPGDLYSLWGSIHPLDDKFDENNRGKQYLATSVVAIVMSQACHLSAWTGSFLDGIVNAGDRYHKKCVEKIGTAENHELTVADLDGKFDDMFPYSFSAKFENIIFGFVYNMLPDRFNLSKALDYFFESHELGLLVSPTKNLAFGRTGRSYFMFDCQSYGAPIFCPGQGSSYMLKCESLNRLVYCMTLTLNIRRHGIQFHLFSVNISLTEKTK, encoded by the exons ATTGCGCTACATAACCCACTGTCCCGTAGAAGATTATGACGGCAAGGCTAG AAATATTTTCATGAGCCGCGATTTCGGCTCCTCATCAGAGGAGGATGTCCTGGCGTCGGGGCAGAAGAAGTACAAGAAGAAAGTCCGGTACTACGACCTCATGCCGGGCGACATCCACCTGTCCACTCCGGCTCCCATCGTGAAACACACTGATTCcgatgattttattcttgat ATGGGAAGCCCTAAAACCAGTGGAGAGGTAATTCGAGCTCAAGAGGCTAAAGTGAAACCGGGAGAATGGAAGCCCCCTCTGCCTGCTAAATCAGGACACGA atTGTTTAAACCTCATAGCGGAATCGTAATCAACCAAAACAAATCGTTTGTCCCCGATGTTGTGCACATGCCGGGAAAACTGCCAat TAAAACACCAATGAAACTGAAACCTTGTCATAAGAAAGG GGTGTGCAAGAACAAAACGTGTCCCAGAAAGAAATGCCG CAAGTATCAGGCCATGAAACGCCAAAGAACTTGTAGAATGTTAAAAAG AAGCGGGATTCAGTCTCGGTCCCGGTCTAGGTCACTAACATCTAGGGCGACCGATGGCAAGCCCAGAGCGAAAGGAATGTCACGACGTGTTAAAGACGACGATTCAATATGCGGTTTTGATGAGATATCTAGACCAGAACAC GCGTTTATACcaagtaatttaaaaaagggAATGTTGGAGACCCATTCATTGACGGTTTTGCCGTGCACTAAGAACAAAATCAGTATACATTATGGCATATTGAAAGGATCCTTTAACATGTATGACAGCAAATTTG GGGGAAAGTCTAAAGGGCGACAAGCACTAACAATGAGTGTGATGGCGTATTGCCTGGCGTTCCACTACCACCCGAAGCAATGGACTTCCAAGTTAATAGACAGTCTCGTAGACTCCGGAGACGAATG gtatttacaatGTTTGGAAAAAGTTCATGATCATTCAGCAATATTGGGCATGTGCGAAGTATTGCCTTATGGAAAGAAACAAACATTGGTCCTGAATGGCAAGAGAATGCAAGTATTGTTGGGTGAACCCGACATAATCGGCTACACGATGTCCAAAGATCCAACTGTTTATAACCTATGTAGAGGGTTAATAGCGTTCTTTAAGGATCACAGAGCCGGGATTTTATTGACAAG gGTTTTAAAATTAGTGATCTGGAAGGACAAAGTTTGCTATTACATATTTGACCCCGCTGGTAGAGACTCGCGAGCATATTCCAACTACGCGAACGGTAGCGCTGCTCTCATCAACGTCGTGGACGTAAGGTCTGTAGCCGAAGTGCTGCTGTCTCGTTCCATCTTAGACGATCAGAAATACGTACTGGCATCGCTCAAAGTATTGAGAATGGTTAAAGAAACAGCAGATGAAGATTTCGAGTCGGACCCAGAACTTACTCAGGCTGAAAAAGCAATGCTGGGTTATAGAATAATGAATGAAAATTGCGCTATAGTCAATGCCAATATGCATCTCGGCGAACGATGCTTCGAAGAAGCGAAATATCGCCAGGCCGTGCCGATAGCCGTCGTGGCTATGACCTACGCCAAGATATCTCCTCCCAACACTTGGTTTTCAAAGACGCTAGATAAAATATTGCGTTTAGGTAATAAGTTGTACCATGAATGTGTACACCCCAAAGTCTTGATTGACTTGACTATTGATAATATTCCGAATGTGATTACGCTTGGGCCTTATTCATGCGAGATCATCATCTACCGTGAGCGGGTTAAAGGGCAACTGTTTACGCCCAAAGAATGCATATTTAATATCAGGTCTGGTTTGGTGGATTTCTTTAGTCATGAATACAATAGTGGTATACTGGAGTTCGATAAATATTATATGGCAGTCTGGCGACAAAAGGAAATGTTTTACTTGTTTGATCCTTACCCGCGCACTACCGACGGATCGAGGTCTTTCAAATCGGGGCGAGCGTGCTGCTGGATGCTGCTCAACCCGGAAAGTATGGCggaaatgttaattaaaaactgGAACTACATGCCAGCCACGACTCAGTTTTATGTTCATGCCTTTAAAGTTTTGAAACTGAAAAAGAAACAAcccaag acgGCGCTGGTATGTACTTTGAGTGACGAAAATATGCCCAAAGGAAAGAAAATTAAGCGAACGGTGCTACACGCCGCGAAGTCCAGAGGGGACAGCAGGGAGGTTGTCCACGACGTCATGCCTTCTGTCAGTTCTGTCGCCGTCATCAAAAACAGATCGAAGGCTGCCGAG CCCAAAATGGATGAAGAGCAAATGGGAGACATCGTGTCCTTGGTCGACAGTATACAAGATGGCTATGTGCCCCCAATACCGTTGAAGTTCAAGAATATGCCGCCGGAGGCGTTCGAGGAAAGAGTCG TGAACCTGGACTCGCCGACGGTGTCGGTGACGCAGGTGGTGCCGCCATGGCCGACGCCGCGCGACAAGAGCAACGAGGTGCCGGACCCCGACCCCAGCCCCGAGCCCACTCCGCcgcccacgccgccgccgcccccg ATCCCGGAAGGTGGCGTAGAAGAG GAGGAACCACCGGTGGAAGAGGAAGAAGACGAGGAGGCGAGGAAGGAGCGGATAGCGAGGCAGAAGGCGGAGGAGGAAGAGGCCCGCAGGAAGGCCGAGGAGCTCCCCCCGCCGCTGCccccgccgccgtcgccgcagCCCGAGCCCGCGGAAGAG CTGCATCCAATTGAAATCCCGACCGAGCCCGCCGAGATGgaggccgcgccgccgccgggcgtGGACCGGCGCGTGCTGCTCACCGAGGACGCGCACCGCCGCTTCAAGCTCCGCGCGTTCCGCAGAAAGATGACCTCCCCCCTCACCGACGCCACCCTCCCCCTCACACCCTCACAGGAACTCAAACAACCCAGCAACTTCAAATCACTCCCCGATAACACCGAAATCATTAGAGGCTCCTCATCCATCTCCGAGAACGACGCCCTCCCCTTCGTGTCCGTCATGGCTATCGTCACTTCTTACAAATATGTAATCAACTCGTGGACGAAAGGCATTGTGGACTTCGGTGTTACATCTGGTAAACAGTTGCATTCGAACAAAAAGGAAAGATTCCAAACTGCCCCCGTCCATGTTATTCCGAAGATTGGAATTGGGAATCAG GCATACAGCGCTAACATCGACGTAGTAGGCGAGGGGGCTACGTGGGAAATGGAGGACATTTTAACTCGGAAGTTCTTCCCGAAGCACGATCGCGGCATCATCACGACATCTACGTACAGCTGCGCTTTCTTCGCGAGAAATGGCCTTTATTACCTGTACGACGGTAGCCCTTGCGATGCCATGGGGCTCAGGGACGACAAGGGCAAAGGCGCGGCTTGCTTGTTGCGGTTTAGAACTCTTCATGATCTTGTTGCCAG GATAATGTACAACAAGGACGGGACGACAGAAGATCAACAGTTCATAGCGAGCGCAATTCTAGTGCGTCGGCTGATGGCGCAGACGCGCCACAAGCTACCGGAGGACTACGACTACGAAAAAATGAGGCCCGAATCGCAGAAATCCAAATCGACTCTTGCCCCTGCGCCGAAACCTTCAAAAAGAACCTCCATAACAATCGAAGAACCAAAGAGTAAAATTAAAGTTGGTTACTCCCTATGTGACGGCGTATACAAAATAGAAGGAACCACCTCCCTCAAAGGTAGGTCCGGAAGTTCGAACATGAAGGCCTGTCATTTTGTGAGTCTAATGGCCATGTTAATGGCCACTATGCATCCTATCCGGACTTGGGATCACACGATGGTGGACACCTGCATAGAAAAAGGTGTAGAAATATATGAAAAAGCAACAAATCTAGCGCCATGCGAAAAAAGAGTTATTAAAAACGTTATCGTGGATGGTAAATTCATCAACGTAAacataaagaaaataattgtcatAAACAACAATACAGATAAGAAAATAGAACAATATATAAGCGCCGTAGCACGACGACTTCGTTACTTCCTCATACATTTCCCGCAGTGCAGTTTGGTGGTGTGCCATTCCGACGGGTACTACCATTTGTTCGATCCGTACGAGTCTCCCACGGAGGGACCTCATGAGAGAACTGGAGTCGAACCGAAGCCATGCGGGCCATACGCCTCATGGACGCTGTACCGTTCTCAAGAAGCATTAATAAACAGATTGAAAAAAACAATTGCCGGTAAAACCGTAGAAACACCCACGTTTTACACTTTCGAATTGACATCAATAAAAACTGCTCCGCGACATTCAGCTCTCAACTACAGACTCAGTCCTCTGTTTAAACCCGACGAGAATCCAAACTCACCATACTTAAAACTCAGGAGGGTACGTCCTTTGGTAGACGAAAAAATGTACTGGCTCAATATAGAGTCCATACCCTGGTCTCGAATGATTGGAACAAACGACTTAGGATTCCCACGTAAAACGCCCCGTACTTTGTGGAAAGAATGGGATATTGAATTCCCTGGTGATTTATATTCACTATGGGGCTCCATACACCCGCTCGATGACAAGTTTGATGAGAATAATCGTGGTAAACAATACTTAGCCACTAGTGTGGTCGCCATAGTGATGTCGCAAGCTTGCCACCTCAGCGCGTGGACCGGCAGCTTCCTGGACGGCATCGTGAACGCCGGAGACAGGTATCACAAAAAATGTGTAGAAAAAATCGGAACAGCGGAAAATCATGAACTAACAGTTGCCGATTTGGATGGCAAATTTGATGACATGTTTCCTTATTCGTTTAGCGCTAAATTCGAAAACATAATATTCGGCTTCGTGTACAACATGTTGCCAGATAGATTTAACTTGAGCAAAGCATTAGATTACTTCTTCGAAAGTCATGAGTTGGGTCTGTTAGTCAGCCCTACCAAGAACTTGGCATTTGGACGAACGGGTAGATCTTATTTCATGTTTGATTGCCAAAGCTATGGCGCTCCTATCTTTTGTCCGGGACAAGGATCATCGTACATGCTTAAATGTGAAAGCTTGAATAGACTCGTCTATTGTATGACATTGACACTAAATATAAGGAGACATGGAATACAATTCCACTTATTTAGCGTGAACATTTCACTTAcagaaaaaactaaataa
- the LOC134805985 gene encoding uncharacterized protein LOC134805985 isoform X2: MSKKKGTCKCPPHLQKFCKHQQHKRVEPIDVSDVIQALTYDEILSKSNKSKTVNVPTKFKTKPFKPRHFKDTCVPMKPSMHTRLRYITHCPVEDYDGKARNIFMSRDFGSSSEEDVLASGQKKYKKKVRYYDLMPGDIHLSTPAPIVKHTDSDDFILDMGSPKTSGEVIRAQEAKVKPGEWKPPLPAKSGHDKTPMKLKPCHKKGVCKNKTCPRKKCRKYQAMKRQRTCRMLKRSGIQSRSRSRSLTSRATDGKPRAKGMSRRVKDDDSICGFDEISRPEHAFIPSNLKKGMLETHSLTVLPCTKNKISIHYGILKGSFNMYDSKFGGKSKGRQALTMSVMAYCLAFHYHPKQWTSKLIDSLVDSGDEWYLQCLEKVHDHSAILGMCEVLPYGKKQTLVLNGKRMQVLLGEPDIIGYTMSKDPTVYNLCRGLIAFFKDHRAGILLTRVLKLVIWKDKVCYYIFDPAGRDSRAYSNYANGSAALINVVDVRSVAEVLLSRSILDDQKYVLASLKVLRMVKETADEDFESDPELTQAEKAMLGYRIMNENCAIVNANMHLGERCFEEAKYRQAVPIAVVAMTYAKISPPNTWFSKTLDKILRLGNKLYHECVHPKVLIDLTIDNIPNVITLGPYSCEIIIYRERVKGQLFTPKECIFNIRSGLVDFFSHEYNSGILEFDKYYMAVWRQKEMFYLFDPYPRTTDGSRSFKSGRACCWMLLNPESMAEMLIKNWNYMPATTQFYVHAFKVLKLKKKQPKTALVCTLSDENMPKGKKIKRTVLHAAKSRGDSREVVHDVMPSVSSVAVIKNRSKAAEPKMDEEQMGDIVSLVDSIQDGYVPPIPLKFKNMPPEAFEERVVNLDSPTVSVTQVVPPWPTPRDKSNEVPDPDPSPEPTPPPTPPPPPIPEGGVEEEEPPVEEEEDEEARKERIARQKAEEEEARRKAEELPPPLPPPPSPQPEPAEELHPIEIPTEPAEMEAAPPPGVDRRVLLTEDAHRRFKLRAFRRKMTSPLTDATLPLTPSQELKQPSNFKSLPDNTEIIRGSSSISENDALPFVSVMAIVTSYKYVINSWTKGIVDFGVTSGKQLHSNKKERFQTAPVHVIPKIGIGNQAYSANIDVVGEGATWEMEDILTRKFFPKHDRGIITTSTYSCAFFARNGLYYLYDGSPCDAMGLRDDKGKGAACLLRFRTLHDLVARIMYNKDGTTEDQQFIASAILVRRLMAQTRHKLPEDYDYEKMRPESQKSKSTLAPAPKPSKRTSITIEEPKSKIKVGYSLCDGVYKIEGTTSLKGRSGSSNMKACHFVSLMAMLMATMHPIRTWDHTMVDTCIEKGVEIYEKATNLAPCEKRVIKNVIVDGKFINVNIKKIIVINNNTDKKIEQYISAVARRLRYFLIHFPQCSLVVCHSDGYYHLFDPYESPTEGPHERTGVEPKPCGPYASWTLYRSQEALINRLKKTIAGKTVETPTFYTFELTSIKTAPRHSALNYRLSPLFKPDENPNSPYLKLRRVRPLVDEKMYWLNIESIPWSRMIGTNDLGFPRKTPRTLWKEWDIEFPGDLYSLWGSIHPLDDKFDENNRGKQYLATSVVAIVMSQACHLSAWTGSFLDGIVNAGDRYHKKCVEKIGTAENHELTVADLDGKFDDMFPYSFSAKFENIIFGFVYNMLPDRFNLSKALDYFFESHELGLLVSPTKNLAFGRTGRSYFMFDCQSYGAPIFCPGQGSSYMLKCESLNRLVYCMTLTLNIRRHGIQFHLFSVNISLTEKTK, translated from the exons ATTGCGCTACATAACCCACTGTCCCGTAGAAGATTATGACGGCAAGGCTAG AAATATTTTCATGAGCCGCGATTTCGGCTCCTCATCAGAGGAGGATGTCCTGGCGTCGGGGCAGAAGAAGTACAAGAAGAAAGTCCGGTACTACGACCTCATGCCGGGCGACATCCACCTGTCCACTCCGGCTCCCATCGTGAAACACACTGATTCcgatgattttattcttgat ATGGGAAGCCCTAAAACCAGTGGAGAGGTAATTCGAGCTCAAGAGGCTAAAGTGAAACCGGGAGAATGGAAGCCCCCTCTGCCTGCTAAATCAGGACACGA TAAAACACCAATGAAACTGAAACCTTGTCATAAGAAAGG GGTGTGCAAGAACAAAACGTGTCCCAGAAAGAAATGCCG CAAGTATCAGGCCATGAAACGCCAAAGAACTTGTAGAATGTTAAAAAG AAGCGGGATTCAGTCTCGGTCCCGGTCTAGGTCACTAACATCTAGGGCGACCGATGGCAAGCCCAGAGCGAAAGGAATGTCACGACGTGTTAAAGACGACGATTCAATATGCGGTTTTGATGAGATATCTAGACCAGAACAC GCGTTTATACcaagtaatttaaaaaagggAATGTTGGAGACCCATTCATTGACGGTTTTGCCGTGCACTAAGAACAAAATCAGTATACATTATGGCATATTGAAAGGATCCTTTAACATGTATGACAGCAAATTTG GGGGAAAGTCTAAAGGGCGACAAGCACTAACAATGAGTGTGATGGCGTATTGCCTGGCGTTCCACTACCACCCGAAGCAATGGACTTCCAAGTTAATAGACAGTCTCGTAGACTCCGGAGACGAATG gtatttacaatGTTTGGAAAAAGTTCATGATCATTCAGCAATATTGGGCATGTGCGAAGTATTGCCTTATGGAAAGAAACAAACATTGGTCCTGAATGGCAAGAGAATGCAAGTATTGTTGGGTGAACCCGACATAATCGGCTACACGATGTCCAAAGATCCAACTGTTTATAACCTATGTAGAGGGTTAATAGCGTTCTTTAAGGATCACAGAGCCGGGATTTTATTGACAAG gGTTTTAAAATTAGTGATCTGGAAGGACAAAGTTTGCTATTACATATTTGACCCCGCTGGTAGAGACTCGCGAGCATATTCCAACTACGCGAACGGTAGCGCTGCTCTCATCAACGTCGTGGACGTAAGGTCTGTAGCCGAAGTGCTGCTGTCTCGTTCCATCTTAGACGATCAGAAATACGTACTGGCATCGCTCAAAGTATTGAGAATGGTTAAAGAAACAGCAGATGAAGATTTCGAGTCGGACCCAGAACTTACTCAGGCTGAAAAAGCAATGCTGGGTTATAGAATAATGAATGAAAATTGCGCTATAGTCAATGCCAATATGCATCTCGGCGAACGATGCTTCGAAGAAGCGAAATATCGCCAGGCCGTGCCGATAGCCGTCGTGGCTATGACCTACGCCAAGATATCTCCTCCCAACACTTGGTTTTCAAAGACGCTAGATAAAATATTGCGTTTAGGTAATAAGTTGTACCATGAATGTGTACACCCCAAAGTCTTGATTGACTTGACTATTGATAATATTCCGAATGTGATTACGCTTGGGCCTTATTCATGCGAGATCATCATCTACCGTGAGCGGGTTAAAGGGCAACTGTTTACGCCCAAAGAATGCATATTTAATATCAGGTCTGGTTTGGTGGATTTCTTTAGTCATGAATACAATAGTGGTATACTGGAGTTCGATAAATATTATATGGCAGTCTGGCGACAAAAGGAAATGTTTTACTTGTTTGATCCTTACCCGCGCACTACCGACGGATCGAGGTCTTTCAAATCGGGGCGAGCGTGCTGCTGGATGCTGCTCAACCCGGAAAGTATGGCggaaatgttaattaaaaactgGAACTACATGCCAGCCACGACTCAGTTTTATGTTCATGCCTTTAAAGTTTTGAAACTGAAAAAGAAACAAcccaag acgGCGCTGGTATGTACTTTGAGTGACGAAAATATGCCCAAAGGAAAGAAAATTAAGCGAACGGTGCTACACGCCGCGAAGTCCAGAGGGGACAGCAGGGAGGTTGTCCACGACGTCATGCCTTCTGTCAGTTCTGTCGCCGTCATCAAAAACAGATCGAAGGCTGCCGAG CCCAAAATGGATGAAGAGCAAATGGGAGACATCGTGTCCTTGGTCGACAGTATACAAGATGGCTATGTGCCCCCAATACCGTTGAAGTTCAAGAATATGCCGCCGGAGGCGTTCGAGGAAAGAGTCG TGAACCTGGACTCGCCGACGGTGTCGGTGACGCAGGTGGTGCCGCCATGGCCGACGCCGCGCGACAAGAGCAACGAGGTGCCGGACCCCGACCCCAGCCCCGAGCCCACTCCGCcgcccacgccgccgccgcccccg ATCCCGGAAGGTGGCGTAGAAGAG GAGGAACCACCGGTGGAAGAGGAAGAAGACGAGGAGGCGAGGAAGGAGCGGATAGCGAGGCAGAAGGCGGAGGAGGAAGAGGCCCGCAGGAAGGCCGAGGAGCTCCCCCCGCCGCTGCccccgccgccgtcgccgcagCCCGAGCCCGCGGAAGAG CTGCATCCAATTGAAATCCCGACCGAGCCCGCCGAGATGgaggccgcgccgccgccgggcgtGGACCGGCGCGTGCTGCTCACCGAGGACGCGCACCGCCGCTTCAAGCTCCGCGCGTTCCGCAGAAAGATGACCTCCCCCCTCACCGACGCCACCCTCCCCCTCACACCCTCACAGGAACTCAAACAACCCAGCAACTTCAAATCACTCCCCGATAACACCGAAATCATTAGAGGCTCCTCATCCATCTCCGAGAACGACGCCCTCCCCTTCGTGTCCGTCATGGCTATCGTCACTTCTTACAAATATGTAATCAACTCGTGGACGAAAGGCATTGTGGACTTCGGTGTTACATCTGGTAAACAGTTGCATTCGAACAAAAAGGAAAGATTCCAAACTGCCCCCGTCCATGTTATTCCGAAGATTGGAATTGGGAATCAG GCATACAGCGCTAACATCGACGTAGTAGGCGAGGGGGCTACGTGGGAAATGGAGGACATTTTAACTCGGAAGTTCTTCCCGAAGCACGATCGCGGCATCATCACGACATCTACGTACAGCTGCGCTTTCTTCGCGAGAAATGGCCTTTATTACCTGTACGACGGTAGCCCTTGCGATGCCATGGGGCTCAGGGACGACAAGGGCAAAGGCGCGGCTTGCTTGTTGCGGTTTAGAACTCTTCATGATCTTGTTGCCAG GATAATGTACAACAAGGACGGGACGACAGAAGATCAACAGTTCATAGCGAGCGCAATTCTAGTGCGTCGGCTGATGGCGCAGACGCGCCACAAGCTACCGGAGGACTACGACTACGAAAAAATGAGGCCCGAATCGCAGAAATCCAAATCGACTCTTGCCCCTGCGCCGAAACCTTCAAAAAGAACCTCCATAACAATCGAAGAACCAAAGAGTAAAATTAAAGTTGGTTACTCCCTATGTGACGGCGTATACAAAATAGAAGGAACCACCTCCCTCAAAGGTAGGTCCGGAAGTTCGAACATGAAGGCCTGTCATTTTGTGAGTCTAATGGCCATGTTAATGGCCACTATGCATCCTATCCGGACTTGGGATCACACGATGGTGGACACCTGCATAGAAAAAGGTGTAGAAATATATGAAAAAGCAACAAATCTAGCGCCATGCGAAAAAAGAGTTATTAAAAACGTTATCGTGGATGGTAAATTCATCAACGTAAacataaagaaaataattgtcatAAACAACAATACAGATAAGAAAATAGAACAATATATAAGCGCCGTAGCACGACGACTTCGTTACTTCCTCATACATTTCCCGCAGTGCAGTTTGGTGGTGTGCCATTCCGACGGGTACTACCATTTGTTCGATCCGTACGAGTCTCCCACGGAGGGACCTCATGAGAGAACTGGAGTCGAACCGAAGCCATGCGGGCCATACGCCTCATGGACGCTGTACCGTTCTCAAGAAGCATTAATAAACAGATTGAAAAAAACAATTGCCGGTAAAACCGTAGAAACACCCACGTTTTACACTTTCGAATTGACATCAATAAAAACTGCTCCGCGACATTCAGCTCTCAACTACAGACTCAGTCCTCTGTTTAAACCCGACGAGAATCCAAACTCACCATACTTAAAACTCAGGAGGGTACGTCCTTTGGTAGACGAAAAAATGTACTGGCTCAATATAGAGTCCATACCCTGGTCTCGAATGATTGGAACAAACGACTTAGGATTCCCACGTAAAACGCCCCGTACTTTGTGGAAAGAATGGGATATTGAATTCCCTGGTGATTTATATTCACTATGGGGCTCCATACACCCGCTCGATGACAAGTTTGATGAGAATAATCGTGGTAAACAATACTTAGCCACTAGTGTGGTCGCCATAGTGATGTCGCAAGCTTGCCACCTCAGCGCGTGGACCGGCAGCTTCCTGGACGGCATCGTGAACGCCGGAGACAGGTATCACAAAAAATGTGTAGAAAAAATCGGAACAGCGGAAAATCATGAACTAACAGTTGCCGATTTGGATGGCAAATTTGATGACATGTTTCCTTATTCGTTTAGCGCTAAATTCGAAAACATAATATTCGGCTTCGTGTACAACATGTTGCCAGATAGATTTAACTTGAGCAAAGCATTAGATTACTTCTTCGAAAGTCATGAGTTGGGTCTGTTAGTCAGCCCTACCAAGAACTTGGCATTTGGACGAACGGGTAGATCTTATTTCATGTTTGATTGCCAAAGCTATGGCGCTCCTATCTTTTGTCCGGGACAAGGATCATCGTACATGCTTAAATGTGAAAGCTTGAATAGACTCGTCTATTGTATGACATTGACACTAAATATAAGGAGACATGGAATACAATTCCACTTATTTAGCGTGAACATTTCACTTAcagaaaaaactaaataa